In the genome of Neisseria animaloris, one region contains:
- a CDS encoding PHP domain-containing protein produces the protein MIDLHCHSNISDGLLSPAEVARLAHANGCTMLALTDHDHTGGLAEARAEAEKLGMRFINGVEVSVTWRKRTIHIVGLDFDEHNKPLQNLLAEVRKGRLKRLEAIAAKLEKKGISSAYEGALALAANPEMVSRTHIAEFLINEGHVRNKQQAFTKYLGDGKSASVPHDWTTLEACLAAINGAGGIAVIAHPMRYGFSATAKRNLFEEFKALGGQGIEVHSGNCDKNDRLNYALLAQRYDLLVSAGSDFHRPNDYSGGILGACPELPEICNPVWLQFKPV, from the coding sequence ATGATAGATCTCCATTGCCACTCCAATATTTCAGACGGCCTGTTAAGCCCTGCCGAAGTTGCACGTTTGGCACATGCCAATGGTTGCACCATGTTGGCGTTGACCGACCACGACCATACCGGCGGGCTGGCCGAAGCGCGTGCCGAAGCGGAAAAGCTCGGCATGCGTTTTATTAATGGTGTGGAAGTTTCCGTAACATGGCGCAAGCGCACGATACATATCGTCGGGTTGGATTTCGACGAGCATAACAAACCGCTGCAAAACCTGTTGGCCGAAGTACGCAAAGGCCGTCTGAAACGTTTGGAGGCCATTGCTGCGAAGCTGGAAAAGAAGGGCATAAGCAGTGCCTATGAAGGTGCGCTGGCTTTGGCGGCCAATCCTGAAATGGTCAGCCGCACCCATATTGCAGAATTTCTGATTAACGAAGGCCATGTACGCAACAAGCAGCAGGCGTTTACCAAATATTTGGGGGATGGCAAGTCTGCTTCGGTGCCGCATGACTGGACAACGTTGGAAGCGTGTTTAGCGGCCATTAACGGAGCGGGCGGTATCGCGGTAATTGCCCATCCGATGCGCTATGGCTTTTCTGCAACGGCCAAGCGTAACCTGTTTGAAGAGTTTAAGGCTTTGGGCGGGCAGGGCATTGAAGTACACAGTGGCAACTGCGATAAAAACGACCGCTTAAACTATGCTTTGCTGGCACAACGCTATGACTTGCTGGTGAGCGCAGGGAGCGATTTTCACCGGCCGAACGATTACAGCGGCGGCATCTTGGGGGCATGTCCCGAGCTGCCGGAAATCTGTAATCCTGTTTGGCTGCAATTCAAACCGGTATAG
- a CDS encoding catalase codes for MSKCPVTHLTMNNGAPVVDNQNSMTAGPRGPLLAQDLWLNEKLANFVREVIPERRMHAKGSGAFGTFTVTHDITQYTKAKIFSEIGKKTEMFARFTTVAGERGAADAERDIRGFALKFYTEEGNWDMVGNNTPVFFLRDPRKFPDLNKAVKRDPRTNMRSATNNWDFWTLLPESFHQVTIVMSDRGIPASYRHMHGFGSHTYSFINAQNERFWVKFHFRTQQGIKNLSNEEAAAVIADDRESHQRDLYESIEKGDFPKWTMYIQVMPEADAEKVPYHPFDLTKIWPKKDYPLIEVGEFELNRNPENFFADVEQSAFAPSNLVPGISVSPDRMLQARLFNYADAQRYRLGVNHHQIPVNAPRCPVHSNARDGQGRVDGNYGSTIHYEPNSFGQWQEQAQYAEPPLKINGDAAFWNYREDDSDYFSQPRALFNLLSCEQKETLFKNTAAGMGDALDFIKYRHIRNCYACDPAYGEGVAKALGMTVADAMAAYKTDPAMGQPGLIDFSDYKA; via the coding sequence ATGTCCAAATGTCCTGTAACCCACTTAACCATGAATAACGGTGCGCCCGTTGTCGATAACCAAAACAGTATGACTGCCGGTCCGCGCGGCCCGCTGTTGGCCCAAGATTTGTGGCTGAACGAAAAACTGGCTAATTTCGTACGCGAAGTGATTCCCGAGCGTCGTATGCACGCTAAAGGTTCCGGTGCTTTCGGTACGTTCACCGTTACCCACGACATCACTCAATACACCAAGGCCAAAATTTTCAGCGAAATCGGTAAAAAAACCGAAATGTTCGCCCGCTTCACCACAGTAGCCGGTGAGCGTGGTGCGGCCGATGCCGAGCGCGACATCCGCGGTTTCGCCTTGAAGTTCTATACCGAAGAAGGCAACTGGGATATGGTGGGTAACAACACGCCCGTATTCTTCCTGCGCGACCCGCGTAAGTTCCCCGATTTGAACAAAGCGGTAAAACGCGACCCCCGCACCAATATGCGTTCCGCTACCAACAACTGGGACTTCTGGACGCTGTTGCCCGAATCGTTCCACCAAGTAACTATCGTGATGAGCGACCGCGGTATTCCTGCTTCTTACCGCCATATGCACGGTTTCGGCAGTCACACTTACAGCTTCATCAACGCTCAAAACGAGCGCTTCTGGGTGAAATTCCACTTCCGCACCCAGCAAGGCATTAAAAACCTGAGCAACGAAGAAGCCGCCGCAGTAATCGCCGACGACCGCGAAAGCCATCAGCGCGATCTATATGAGTCTATCGAGAAAGGCGATTTCCCGAAATGGACCATGTATATTCAAGTAATGCCTGAAGCCGATGCTGAAAAAGTGCCTTACCATCCGTTCGACCTGACCAAAATCTGGCCGAAAAAAGACTACCCGTTGATCGAAGTAGGTGAATTCGAACTGAACCGCAACCCTGAAAACTTCTTTGCCGATGTTGAGCAATCTGCATTTGCACCGAGCAATCTGGTTCCCGGTATCAGCGTGTCTCCCGACCGTATGCTGCAAGCCCGTCTGTTTAACTACGCCGACGCGCAACGCTACCGCTTGGGTGTGAACCACCATCAGATTCCGGTGAACGCACCGCGTTGCCCCGTACACAGCAATGCCCGCGACGGTCAAGGCCGTGTTGACGGCAACTACGGCAGCACCATCCATTACGAGCCGAACAGCTTCGGCCAATGGCAAGAGCAAGCCCAATACGCCGAGCCGCCTTTGAAAATCAACGGTGATGCTGCTTTCTGGAACTACCGCGAAGATGATTCCGACTACTTCAGCCAACCGCGTGCCTTGTTTAACTTGTTGAGCTGCGAACAAAAAGAAACCTTGTTCAAAAACACCGCTGCCGGTATGGGCGATGCGCTGGACTTCATCAAATACCGCCACATCCGCAACTGCTACGCTTGCGATCCGGCTTACGGTGAAGGCGTTGCCAAAGCTTTGGGTATGACTGTTGCCGACGCAATGGCTGCGTACAAAACCGACCCTGCTATGGGCCAGCCCGGTTTGATCGACTTCAGCGACTACAAAGCATAA
- a CDS encoding Type 1 glutamine amidotransferase-like domain-containing protein: MYVSGGNTFYLLAQLRRKRADKVLVDLITSGKPYIGESAGSMILADDLSYVHQMDEVGKAEYDTQHGLGLLDICPLPHDGEQPFAETTRIIRKRYAHLPLYPLNNSQALLINGSKPVIYQAV, translated from the coding sequence ATCTATGTAAGCGGCGGCAATACTTTTTATTTGCTGGCACAGCTGCGGCGGAAACGAGCGGATAAGGTGTTGGTAGATTTAATTACTTCCGGCAAACCTTATATCGGCGAATCGGCAGGCAGCATGATTTTGGCAGATGATCTGTCTTATGTGCACCAAATGGATGAAGTGGGTAAAGCCGAATACGATACGCAGCATGGTTTGGGCTTATTGGACATCTGCCCGTTACCGCATGATGGGGAACAACCTTTTGCGGAAACCACCCGAATCATCCGGAAGCGGTATGCACATTTGCCTCTCTACCCGCTTAACAATTCACAAGCACTATTAATAAATGGCAGTAAGCCTGTTATATATCAGGCCGTCTGA
- a CDS encoding Type 1 glutamine amidotransferase-like domain-containing protein, whose amino-acid sequence MKLFLTSYFAQTFSLLPPFLSEPMQGKTVSFISTAADVETADFYVEEARQVWQAWGVEIDEIDVAVLRGRRNCSKITL is encoded by the coding sequence ATGAAATTATTTTTAACTTCTTATTTTGCACAAACGTTTTCCTTGTTACCGCCGTTTCTCAGTGAACCGATGCAAGGAAAAACGGTCAGTTTCATTTCGACGGCTGCGGATGTAGAAACCGCAGATTTCTATGTAGAAGAAGCCCGTCAGGTTTGGCAGGCTTGGGGCGTAGAAATTGACGAAATTGATGTAGCGGTATTACGAGGTAGAAGAAATTGCTCGAAAATTACACTATAA
- a CDS encoding calcium-binding protein — translation MGNGNNHFCGGAGNDVLIIGIGNDYLVGGEGRDTYIFVKGHGRDTVSNYDSGSISIDNLLAV, via the coding sequence TTGGGCAACGGCAACAACCACTTTTGCGGTGGAGCAGGCAACGATGTTCTAATCATCGGTATCGGCAACGATTACTTAGTCGGGGGAGAAGGCAGAGATACTTATATCTTTGTCAAAGGGCATGGCCGAGATACTGTATCAAATTACGACAGTGGAAGTATCAGTATAGATAATCTGCTGGCTGTTTGA
- a CDS encoding site-2 protease family protein gives MFQNFDLGVFLLALLPVLLAITVHEAAHGYAARYWGDRTAEQLGRLTLNPIAHIDLLGTVVVPLLMFLFTPFLFGWAKPVPIMARNFRDIRMGMRTVAIAGPLSNLAMAFGWGLAVALAPHVPKAFQYPLGEMAKYGVLINAVLFVLNMIPILPLDGGRFVDSFLPARASMQFRKIEPYGTWVILLLLMTGVLGSIMMPFVRGIIVLVGSVANLFM, from the coding sequence ATGTTTCAAAATTTTGATTTAGGCGTATTTTTATTGGCCTTGTTACCGGTGTTGTTGGCGATTACCGTTCATGAAGCGGCACACGGTTATGCAGCACGCTATTGGGGCGACCGTACTGCCGAGCAGCTCGGCAGGCTCACGCTCAATCCGATTGCGCATATCGATTTGTTGGGTACGGTTGTTGTGCCGCTGTTGATGTTTTTGTTTACACCGTTTTTATTTGGCTGGGCAAAGCCGGTGCCGATTATGGCGCGTAATTTCCGCGATATACGTATGGGCATGAGAACAGTAGCGATTGCCGGGCCATTGTCTAATCTGGCTATGGCTTTCGGTTGGGGGCTGGCGGTGGCATTGGCACCGCACGTGCCCAAGGCATTCCAATATCCATTGGGAGAAATGGCTAAATACGGTGTGCTGATTAATGCTGTGCTGTTTGTGTTGAACATGATTCCGATTCTGCCGTTGGATGGCGGGCGTTTCGTCGACAGTTTCCTGCCTGCCCGTGCGTCTATGCAGTTTCGTAAAATCGAACCCTACGGCACTTGGGTGATTTTACTGCTGTTGATGACAGGTGTGTTAGGTTCGATCATGATGCCGTTTGTGCGGGGTATTATCGTACTGGTAGGCTCGGTGGCAAATTTGTTTATGTAA
- a CDS encoding metal ABC transporter permease, translating to MADIINWFVEPLSFPFMQYALLTALMVSVVCGILSCYLVLKGWSLMGDAISHAVLPGIIVAFVTGIPLVVGAFVSGLACAVGVGYLKNNSRLKEDTVMGIVFSGMFAFGLVLFTKVETDQHLTHILFGNILGVSYEELIRTLIICTLVFAVVMLKKRDLMLYCFDPVQARIVGLPPRVLHYGLLILLALTIISAIQVAGVVLVIAMLISPGITASLLTHRFDRMMIIVVVCSVITGLAGTILSYHLDAATGPVIILLQAILFLCALGYSKLRQRL from the coding sequence ATGGCTGACATCATCAACTGGTTTGTCGAACCGCTGAGTTTTCCGTTCATGCAATACGCGCTGCTGACCGCGCTGATGGTGTCGGTGGTGTGCGGCATCTTATCCTGCTATCTGGTGCTGAAAGGTTGGTCACTGATGGGTGATGCCATTTCCCATGCCGTATTGCCCGGCATCATCGTCGCCTTTGTAACCGGCATCCCTTTGGTGGTGGGCGCATTCGTTTCCGGGCTGGCCTGCGCCGTGGGTGTGGGCTATCTGAAAAACAACAGTCGTCTGAAAGAAGATACGGTGATGGGCATCGTGTTTTCGGGCATGTTTGCTTTCGGCTTGGTGTTGTTTACCAAAGTGGAAACCGACCAACACCTCACGCATATTTTGTTCGGCAACATTCTCGGCGTGAGTTATGAAGAGCTGATCCGCACGCTGATTATCTGCACCCTTGTTTTTGCGGTGGTGATGCTGAAGAAAAGGGATTTGATGCTCTATTGCTTCGACCCCGTACAAGCACGCATCGTCGGCTTGCCGCCCCGCGTTCTCCACTACGGGCTGCTGATTCTGCTGGCATTAACCATCATTAGCGCGATACAGGTTGCGGGCGTGGTGCTGGTGATAGCCATGCTGATTTCTCCCGGCATCACCGCTTCGCTGCTGACCCATCGTTTTGACCGCATGATGATTATCGTGGTAGTGTGCTCTGTGATTACCGGTTTGGCCGGCACGATATTGAGCTACCATTTGGATGCTGCCACCGGGCCGGTGATTATTCTGTTGCAGGCCATATTGTTTTTATGTGCGCTGGGGTATTCCAAATTGAGGCAACGTTTATAG
- a CDS encoding RNA-binding S4 domain-containing protein has translation MQGTVYLEDNEYIALCDLLKLAGLTDSGGQAKAAIAAGDVLRNGETETRKTAKIRGGDIIEFDGAVLEVVDGYDPEA, from the coding sequence ATGCAAGGAACTGTTTATTTGGAAGATAACGAATACATCGCTCTGTGCGACCTGTTGAAACTGGCTGGCCTAACCGACAGCGGCGGGCAAGCAAAAGCAGCCATTGCGGCAGGCGACGTGTTGCGGAACGGCGAAACCGAAACCCGTAAAACAGCCAAAATACGCGGCGGCGACATCATCGAATTTGACGGCGCAGTGTTAGAGGTAGTGGATGGATACGACCCCGAAGCTTAA
- a CDS encoding ACP-like domain-containing protein → MKEKNMKILSTALLVAATLVAGVAHADAGPAVRKSSVNYTCQQGKRVKVTYGFNKQNLPVYASAYVHGKTRYMPINLNSSDNVDTIFGDEDNFKLSTDYMTRANHRSKSIMITSPGQEIVFKSCNPRRR, encoded by the coding sequence ATGAAAGAAAAAAATATGAAAATCTTATCTACTGCGTTATTGGTGGCTGCTACATTGGTTGCCGGTGTTGCTCATGCTGATGCCGGTCCTGCAGTAAGAAAATCTTCAGTAAACTATACCTGCCAACAAGGTAAAAGAGTTAAAGTAACTTACGGCTTCAACAAACAAAATCTGCCTGTGTATGCCTCGGCTTATGTACACGGTAAAACCCGTTACATGCCAATTAATTTGAACAGCTCAGATAATGTAGACACTATTTTCGGTGATGAAGACAACTTCAAATTGAGTACCGACTACATGACTCGAGCCAATCACCGCTCTAAATCAATCATGATTACTTCGCCGGGTCAGGAAATTGTTTTCAAAAGCTGTAATCCCCGCCGCCGTTAA
- a CDS encoding L-threonylcarbamoyladenylate synthase, protein MAQFFAIHPDNPQERLIKQAVDIIRKGGVVAYPTDSCYALGCHLGDKEAMERILRIRQIDLKHHLTLMCADLSELGTYAKVDNGQFRQLKAATPGSYTFILQATKEVPNRTLHPKRKTIGLRVPDNKIALALLTELGEPLLSCTLMLPEDDEPLTDPYEIRDRLEHSVDLVIDGGWCGTEPTSVIDMTDGVELIREGKGDVALFGL, encoded by the coding sequence ATGGCACAATTTTTCGCCATCCACCCCGACAACCCGCAAGAGCGGTTGATCAAACAGGCGGTGGACATCATTAGGAAAGGAGGCGTAGTTGCTTACCCTACCGATTCTTGTTATGCACTTGGTTGCCATTTGGGCGACAAAGAAGCCATGGAGCGCATTCTGCGTATCCGTCAAATTGACCTGAAGCATCATTTAACTTTAATGTGCGCCGATTTAAGCGAGCTGGGCACTTATGCCAAAGTGGATAACGGCCAGTTCCGTCAGTTAAAAGCTGCTACTCCGGGCAGCTATACCTTTATTTTGCAAGCCACCAAAGAAGTGCCGAACCGCACTCTGCACCCCAAGCGTAAAACCATCGGCTTGCGTGTACCCGACAATAAAATCGCATTGGCTTTGTTAACAGAATTGGGGGAGCCGTTGTTGAGTTGTACGCTGATGCTGCCGGAAGACGACGAACCGCTGACCGATCCGTATGAAATCCGCGACCGTTTGGAGCATTCCGTAGACTTGGTAATCGACGGCGGCTGGTGTGGCACCGAACCTACCTCGGTTATCGATATGACCGACGGCGTGGAACTGATTCGCGAAGGGAAAGGCGATGTAGCATTGTTCGGTTTATAA
- a CDS encoding calcium-binding protein, translated as MVKAFGKDDQVTVQGYFYSENYRHAHFTFADKKLANNEIMNLVV; from the coding sequence TTGGTAAAAGCCTTTGGTAAAGACGATCAGGTAACAGTACAGGGATATTTTTACTCTGAAAATTACCGTCATGCTCATTTTACTTTTGCAGATAAAAAACTGGCTAATAACGAGATTATGAATTTGGTCGTTTGA
- a CDS encoding metal ABC transporter permease, protein MLDVLLEPLAYEYMVKAVVISAAVGGICAFLSAYLMLKGWSLIGDALSHSVVPGVAITYSLSLPYSVGAFISGILAALAILWIKAVSKLKEDAIIGFIFTTFFALGLFIVSINPTAVNVQEIVLGNILGIADEDVFQVGIIMAVCLAFLLLFWKNLLLVFFDETQAVAVGLSPLRYKILFFTLLSACVVAALQTVGAVLVIAMVITPGATAYLLTDKFSKLVGIAVALGFFTGGIGAYASYFLDGATGGIIVCLQTALFLLAFIFAPKYGLLKQKQTAALQGETGHG, encoded by the coding sequence ATGCTGGATGTGTTGCTGGAGCCGCTCGCTTACGAATATATGGTTAAAGCCGTTGTCATCAGTGCCGCCGTGGGCGGGATATGTGCGTTTTTATCAGCCTATCTGATGCTCAAAGGCTGGTCGTTAATCGGCGATGCCTTGTCGCACTCGGTGGTGCCGGGCGTAGCCATTACTTATTCGCTCTCGCTGCCCTATTCGGTGGGTGCTTTTATTTCAGGCATCTTGGCGGCATTGGCGATTTTGTGGATTAAAGCGGTGAGCAAATTGAAAGAAGATGCCATCATCGGCTTTATTTTCACCACCTTTTTCGCACTCGGCCTGTTTATCGTTTCCATCAACCCCACCGCCGTGAATGTACAGGAAATCGTATTGGGCAATATTTTGGGTATTGCCGACGAAGACGTTTTTCAAGTAGGCATCATTATGGCGGTGTGCCTGGCTTTTTTATTGCTGTTTTGGAAAAACCTGCTGCTGGTATTTTTCGACGAAACTCAGGCGGTTGCCGTGGGTTTGTCGCCGCTGCGTTATAAAATCCTCTTTTTCACCCTGCTCAGTGCCTGCGTGGTGGCCGCCCTGCAAACCGTGGGGGCGGTATTGGTGATCGCCATGGTGATTACGCCGGGTGCCACTGCCTATCTGCTTACCGACAAATTCAGCAAGCTGGTGGGCATTGCCGTGGCGTTGGGCTTTTTTACCGGCGGCATCGGCGCGTATGCCAGCTATTTTCTCGACGGAGCCACCGGCGGCATTATCGTTTGTCTGCAAACGGCGTTGTTTCTGCTGGCCTTTATCTTTGCGCCCAAATACGGCTTGTTGAAACAGAAACAGACTGCAGCGTTGCAAGGAGAAACCGGCCATGGCTGA